A genomic stretch from Rhodobacterales bacterium HKCCA1288 includes:
- a CDS encoding ketoacyl-ACP synthase III translates to MTLRAVATGIGHYLPERVVPNSEFEAQIDTSDEWIRARTGIERRHFAAEGETTSQMAIKACEAALADAGLSAVDVDGVIVATSTPDLTFPSTATMVQHGLGMTQGFAFDVQAVCAGFIYALSTANAYILSGQAKRILVIGAETFSRILDWEDRGTCVLFGDGAGAVLLCAEESAGAATDRGVLAVDLHSDGQFRDLLYVDGGVSQTQTTGHLRMEGREVFRHAVEKLAETAHAALARSGNAAQDVDWIVPHQANLRIITRTAQKMGVDMDRVIVTVQDHGNTSAASIPLALSVGVARGQIKKGDLLVTEAIGGGLAWGAVVLRW, encoded by the coding sequence ATGACACTTCGCGCGGTCGCAACTGGAATTGGCCATTACCTGCCTGAGCGGGTTGTGCCCAATTCGGAGTTCGAAGCGCAAATCGACACTTCGGATGAGTGGATTCGCGCCCGCACAGGGATTGAACGGCGCCATTTCGCCGCCGAGGGCGAGACGACCAGCCAAATGGCAATCAAGGCCTGTGAGGCCGCCTTGGCGGATGCGGGCCTGTCTGCGGTCGATGTTGATGGCGTCATCGTTGCCACCTCAACCCCAGATCTCACATTTCCCTCTACCGCCACGATGGTGCAGCATGGGCTTGGGATGACGCAGGGCTTTGCTTTTGATGTGCAGGCCGTCTGCGCGGGGTTTATCTATGCGCTGTCCACCGCCAATGCCTATATCCTCTCTGGTCAGGCCAAGCGGATTTTGGTGATTGGTGCGGAAACCTTTAGCCGCATTTTGGATTGGGAAGATCGCGGAACTTGCGTTTTGTTTGGGGATGGCGCAGGCGCCGTTCTGTTATGCGCCGAAGAAAGCGCAGGCGCGGCCACAGATCGGGGCGTTTTGGCCGTTGATCTGCATTCAGATGGTCAATTTCGGGATCTGCTTTATGTCGATGGCGGTGTCTCGCAGACACAAACCACGGGCCATCTGCGGATGGAAGGGCGCGAAGTGTTCCGCCATGCGGTCGAAAAACTAGCCGAAACCGCCCATGCCGCACTCGCGCGTTCGGGCAATGCGGCCCAAGATGTGGACTGGATCGTGCCGCATCAGGCCAATTTGCGCATCATCACCCGCACCGCCCAAAAAATGGGGGTCGATATGGATCGGGTGATTGTGACCGTGCAAGATCACGGCAACACGTCAGCCGCCTCTATCCCCTTGGCTTTGTCGGTCGGGGTCGCGCGCGGCCAGATCAAAAAAGGTGACCTATTGGTTACCGAAGCGATTGGCGGTGGCTTGGCTTGGGGTGCGGTGGTTTTGCGCTGGTAA
- the ihfA gene encoding integration host factor subunit alpha: protein MSNKTLTRMDLSEAVFREVGLSRNESSDLVERVIELMSDALVDGGQVKISSFGTFSVRAKSERIGRNPKTGEEVPITPRRVLSFRPSHLMKERVADGNKKR, encoded by the coding sequence ATGAGCAATAAGACACTGACGCGGATGGATTTATCCGAAGCCGTGTTTCGTGAAGTGGGTTTGTCGCGCAATGAAAGCAGCGACCTTGTTGAGCGTGTAATTGAGTTGATGTCAGACGCATTGGTCGATGGGGGACAGGTTAAAATCTCGTCTTTCGGCACATTTAGCGTGCGCGCCAAATCTGAACGCATTGGTCGCAACCCGAAAACGGGCGAAGAAGTGCCCATTACGCCCCGCCGTGTCCTCAGTTTTCGCCCCTCGCATCTGATGAAAGAGCGGGTCGCAGACGGCAATAAGAAACGCTAA
- a CDS encoding 2'-deoxycytidine 5'-triphosphate deaminase — protein sequence MATDQTRGVLPDHRIEAMIAEGQITLTAPPAETQVQPASLDLRLGPVAYRVRASFLAGKGARVADRLAEFEMHKIDISAGAVLEKGCVYVVPLMEGLNLPQDISAVANAKSSTGRLDLLTRTITDSGTEFDRIAHGYNGPLYAEICPRSFSVLVRAGARLNQIRFRQGQAVLSDDELRKRHAESQLVSDETAVIDEGLGFSVDLKRENSTLVGYRAKPHTGVIDLDRIGAYDARDFWEEIHTDQGRIILDPGAFYILVSREEVSIPPDCAAEMSPYLAMVGEFRVHYAGFFDPGFGHGQPARGVLEVRCHEAPFVLEHGQVVGRLVYERMESLPSTLYGREIASNYQGQGLKLSKHFK from the coding sequence ATGGCGACAGATCAGACACGTGGCGTGCTGCCAGATCATCGGATTGAGGCGATGATCGCAGAAGGTCAGATCACGCTCACTGCCCCACCTGCGGAAACCCAAGTGCAACCCGCAAGTCTTGACCTGCGCCTTGGCCCCGTGGCCTATCGGGTGCGCGCCTCGTTTCTTGCAGGCAAGGGTGCGCGTGTCGCAGATCGGCTGGCCGAATTTGAGATGCATAAAATCGACATCAGCGCAGGCGCCGTGTTGGAGAAGGGCTGCGTTTATGTTGTGCCCCTGATGGAGGGCTTAAACCTGCCCCAAGATATCAGCGCCGTTGCCAATGCCAAAAGCTCAACCGGGCGTCTTGACCTTTTGACGCGCACGATCACCGATAGCGGCACAGAATTTGACCGCATCGCACATGGCTATAACGGGCCGCTTTATGCCGAAATTTGCCCGCGCAGTTTCTCGGTTCTGGTGCGGGCGGGCGCGCGGCTTAATCAAATCCGCTTTCGCCAAGGGCAAGCGGTTCTCAGCGATGATGAATTGCGCAAACGCCACGCAGAAAGCCAGCTTGTCTCAGACGAGACAGCTGTGATTGACGAAGGATTGGGGTTCTCCGTTGACCTCAAGCGCGAGAATAGCACCCTTGTCGGCTATCGCGCCAAACCTCATACGGGCGTGATTGATCTTGATCGTATCGGGGCCTATGACGCGCGCGATTTTTGGGAAGAAATCCATACGGATCAGGGCCGTATCATCCTTGACCCCGGTGCGTTTTATATTCTGGTGAGCCGCGAGGAAGTCTCAATACCGCCCGATTGCGCAGCGGAAATGTCGCCCTATCTGGCGATGGTTGGAGAATTCCGCGTTCATTATGCAGGCTTCTTTGACCCAGGTTTTGGTCACGGCCAACCTGCGCGCGGGGTTCTTGAGGTGCGCTGCCACGAAGCCCCCTTTGTGCTCGAACATGGGCAGGTGGTTGGCCGCTTAGTTTATGAACGGATGGAAAGCCTCCCCAGCACGCTCTATGGCCGTGAGATTGCCTCAAACTATCAGGGCCAAGGGCTAAAACTGTCCAAGCATTTCAAATAG
- a CDS encoding DUF3445 domain-containing protein has protein sequence MAEATRRLPGVQPVPMSDWLIRDERYAEQMALRDHLLASHRARVFECQTGAEAACAELRDLVVAHLPDGFLRQGRVITRPDGVAIDLDADHPLIAAARLVQEDLCILTHDAPQGEHLLSAAVLCFPASWTLAEKIGRPLSAIHIPVEKYDDVMAKRVQRLFDMVRVDHPLWRQNALFYQNPALFQPASEAQPRKTPERRPEFLRSERQVILRLPLTGTMVFSIHTWVLPFGQLSPEQVEGLAAHPVHYAGRSV, from the coding sequence ATGGCCGAGGCGACCCGCCGCCTGCCAGGGGTGCAACCTGTGCCGATGTCGGATTGGCTGATCCGTGACGAGCGATATGCCGAACAAATGGCCTTGCGCGATCATTTATTGGCGTCGCATCGTGCGCGGGTGTTTGAATGCCAAACAGGCGCAGAAGCCGCCTGTGCCGAATTGCGCGATCTGGTGGTCGCGCATCTGCCTGATGGCTTTCTGCGTCAAGGCCGCGTGATCACCCGACCAGATGGGGTGGCGATTGATCTTGATGCCGATCACCCGTTGATCGCCGCTGCCCGTCTTGTTCAGGAAGATTTGTGCATCCTCACCCATGATGCCCCGCAGGGCGAGCATCTGCTCAGTGCGGCGGTTTTGTGTTTCCCCGCCAGTTGGACATTGGCTGAAAAGATTGGGCGCCCTTTGAGCGCGATCCATATTCCCGTTGAAAAATACGATGATGTTATGGCCAAGCGCGTGCAGCGCCTGTTTGATATGGTGCGGGTGGATCACCCGCTGTGGCGGCAGAATGCGCTTTTTTATCAAAACCCCGCCCTGTTTCAGCCTGCCTCAGAGGCTCAGCCACGCAAAACCCCTGAACGGCGACCAGAATTTTTGCGCTCAGAGCGGCAGGTTATTCTGCGTCTGCCCCTTACAGGGACGATGGTGTTTTCGATCCACACATGGGTTTTGCCCTTTGGGCAATTAAGCCCTGAACAGGTCGAAGGTTTGGCAGCTCACCCTGTGCATTACGCAGGGCGCTCTGTCTGA
- a CDS encoding Lrp/AsnC family transcriptional regulator, which translates to MAVQIDETDRKILAVLQEDASLSLDEIARRVGSSKTPVWTRIRRMKEAGIIGRHTVELDADALGLEACFFVLIRTSEHDAEWQKAFLRSLKSRPEVLEAHRLAGEIDYILKVRVRNARAYDAFYQALISEVKIYNVTALLSMEEIKSTSMLPLGLAEVK; encoded by the coding sequence ATGGCTGTTCAAATAGACGAGACCGATCGAAAAATCCTTGCGGTGCTGCAAGAGGATGCAAGCCTGTCTTTAGATGAAATCGCGCGCCGTGTTGGCTCGTCCAAGACGCCGGTTTGGACGCGGATTCGCCGCATGAAAGAGGCGGGGATTATTGGACGGCATACTGTGGAATTGGATGCCGATGCGTTAGGCCTTGAGGCGTGTTTTTTCGTTTTGATCCGCACGTCTGAACATGATGCCGAATGGCAAAAGGCGTTTTTGCGCAGCCTCAAATCTCGCCCCGAAGTGTTGGAGGCGCATCGCCTTGCAGGGGAGATTGACTATATTTTGAAGGTTCGGGTGCGCAATGCACGCGCCTATGACGCCTTTTATCAGGCCTTGATTTCAGAGGTGAAAATCTACAACGTCACCGCATTGCTTTCGATGGAGGAGATCAAATCCACCTCCATGTTGCCGTTGGGATTGGCCGAGGTGAAATGA